Proteins found in one Engraulis encrasicolus isolate BLACKSEA-1 unplaced genomic scaffold, IST_EnEncr_1.0 scaffold_47_np1212, whole genome shotgun sequence genomic segment:
- the LOC134444237 gene encoding tripartite motif-containing protein 16-like protein: protein MASVSSLEEDSFTCPVCLELLRDPVTTACGHNFCMKCIKGCWDQEDSKGEYSCPLCKHTFNSRPVLHKNILMAEMVEKFGKITIQVAANARCYAGPGDVACDVCTSRKLKAVKSCQECLLSYCDAHLKTHNGLIGRNHTIIDATGQLQERICPRHKKVFEMFCRTDQSCICLLCMVDDHKGHDTITATAEWSHKKEGLGKSQRRCHQIIQLKEKELQELRKAVETLKSGAHTAVEESERIFTELIHSIERRRSEVTELIRAQEKAEVSRAEGLLKRLEQEIAELKRTDAEMKQLSLTQDSIHFLKNIVSITGRPYSTISTSVTISQSFSLEPLKKSVSALKTHLEEKLESVFKQEIVKISSAGLTSSTHIFNKLFKPVTREDFMKYSCHFTLDPNTAYRALHLSEGNRRVECRPGAQSYPDHPDRFSTWFQVLCREGVSSRCYWEVEWSGVNVEIAVAYKSISRKGEGYMSGFGYNDQSWSLYHSIISSSFWHNNKETKLPLVASSRIGVYVDHRAGTLAFYSISGDTMTLLHRVHTTFTHTLYPGFYVDSRSSVKLL from the exons ATGGCGTCAGTGTCTTCTCTGGAGGAGGATTCCTTCACTTGTCCAGTCTGCCTGGAGCTGTTGAGGGATCCAGTGACAACGGCCTGTGGACATAATTTCTGTATGAAATGCATTAAGGGCTGCTGGGATCAGGAGGATAGTAAAGGAGAATACAGCTGCCCCTTGTGCAAACACACCTTCAACTCCAGGCCTGTCCTCCACAAAAACATTCTGATGGCTGAAATGGTTGAGAAGTTTGGGAAGATCACCATCCAAgttgctgctaatgctcgctgttatgctggacctggagatgtggcctgTGACGTCTGCACCagtagaaaactcaaagctgtcaaatCCTGCCAAGAGTGTCTTCTGTCGTACTGTGACGCTCATCTAAAAACCCACAATGGTCTTATAGGTAGAAATCACACCATAATCGATGCCAcaggccagctacaggagaggatttgtccccgtcataagaaggtttttgaaATGTTCTGCCGCACGGACCAGAGTTGCATCTGTCTTCTGTGTATGGTGGACGATCATAAAGGTCATGACACAATCACAGCTACggcagagtggagtcataaaaag gaggggttggggaagagccagaggagatgccatcAGATAatacagttgaaggagaaggagctgcaggagctgaggaaggctgtggagactctcaag tctggtgcacatacagcagtggaggagagtgagaggatattTACTGAGCTGATCCACTCCAttgagagaaggcgctctgaggtgacagagctgatcagagctcaggagaaggctgaggtgagtcgagctgaaggactcctgaagcgactggagcaggagattgctgagctgaagaggacagatgctgagatgaagcagctttcactgacacaggattccatccatttcctcaag AATAttgtgtccatcactgggaggccttacagcacaatttcaaccagcgtgaccatcagccaaagcttctccttggagcccctgaagaaatctgtgtctgcactaAAGACGCATCTGGAGGAGAAACTAGAgtcagtcttcaagcaggaaatagtcaagatatctTCTGCAGGTTTGACATCTTCAACACACATCTTCAATAAGCTTTTCAAA ccagtgaccagagaggacttcatgAAGT attcctgtcacttcactctggatccaaacacagcatacagagccctccatctgtctgaggggaacaggagggtggagtgtAGACCTGGggcccagtcatatcctgatcatccagacagattttcTACGTGgtttcaggtgctgtgtagagagggtgtgtcttcacgctgctactgggaggttgagtggagtggtgtgAATGTTGAAATAGCAGtggcatataaaagcatcagcaggaaaggagaggGTTATATGAGTGGGTTTGGatataatgatcagtcctggagtctGTACCACTCCATCATCAGCTCCTCTTTCTGGCACAATAATAAagagactaaactccctctagtggccagctccagaataggagtgtatgtggatcacagggcaggaactctggccttctacagcatctctggagacacaatgaccctcctgcacagagtccacaccacattcacacacactctctaccctgGGTTTTATGTAGATAGTagatcatcagtgaagctgttgtaa